The Pseudomonas sp. FP2309 genomic sequence AAGTTATTGAAACAGCCGCCGGCTTTTTGATTCAAGCAATTACGCAAGCTTCAATTTTGCAAATGGATATCCATGTGTGCAGATGCAGCAATCCAAAGCAGTCGTCATCTGACCCCAATTTTTCAAATATACGCACGGTCTTCGCCGGCGTTTAAGAGGTTCTCAACACGGAACAATCACTCTAGGCCGCATTAAAGATACAGATCAGTACCATTATCTGTCAAGGGCTATGGTTGTGGGTTCGGCGATATCGGTCAGCAGGCAGCCTATTGCCTGCTGACCGCTGACAGGTAGATGATCTGCACATATGGCATAATTCGTTTTTTACATCTCACAGAGGCTGGAAAGGGGACAAAATGAGCGGTAAAGATTATGATAATCATTACAGGTCTATACCTAGGCCCAAGCTTGGAAGGCCCAAGGCTTCAAACGTCGCAGAAATAAATTTGCGGATTCTAGATGCAGCCACTCAACTTTTTTTAAATCAAGGTTTTAGCAGGACGGCGCAAGATCAGGTGGCTGAGAGCGCACGTGTAAGTAAGACTACTTTATATAATCGATTTCCGACGAAAGAATTATTGTTCGACGCTGTAGTTCAGAGCTGTCTTGATAAATTTTATGAGCCGGTTACGTCTGGGCAGATTCAAGGAACCGTTGAAAGCAAGCTAGTGAAAGTTGGAGAACTGCTGGTTGAGTCAAACCTCACCAATTTCGTGATTAGACTTATGCAAATGATACTTGCAGAAACCATGCATTTTCCACGGTTGACTCGTGATGCATATCAGCGGGGACTCAGCGAGGGGGTCAAGAGCGTTGCGGAAGTCCTAGCATCAGGTGAGCAAGCCATCTCCGAAAATTTGGCAATTGAGATAGGCAGACGATTTGTCGAAATGGCGTTGCATCCGCTATTTCTGAGCGCGCTCTTCAATAGCGACTTAGACTCCTTGCGCATTAAATCAATTAACGATATCGCGCAAGTGTCCCGGATGCTGGCCTGGGACGCCGATCAAATCGAAATTGATATCGCCAAGTGACTGCTGGTTAGAGTTTGCCCCAGGCACATCTCGGAACTGATCTTCCGAGATAGAGGCCATGCCGTCGGGGCCTGAGCCCTTCGGCATGAAGCGATAATGATACCATACTGTACCTTTTGTAGGTGGCGTCTATGAACTGTCTTATCGTCTGTCTTTCCTAGGAAAAATCGATTGTC encodes the following:
- a CDS encoding TetR/AcrR family transcriptional regulator; its protein translation is MSGKDYDNHYRSIPRPKLGRPKASNVAEINLRILDAATQLFLNQGFSRTAQDQVAESARVSKTTLYNRFPTKELLFDAVVQSCLDKFYEPVTSGQIQGTVESKLVKVGELLVESNLTNFVIRLMQMILAETMHFPRLTRDAYQRGLSEGVKSVAEVLASGEQAISENLAIEIGRRFVEMALHPLFLSALFNSDLDSLRIKSINDIAQVSRMLAWDADQIEIDIAK